The DNA window GACAGGAATCATCTTCGGGGGATACATCGTTATTCACCTTCTGGTGAACGCCTCGCTCATTGAGGGCGCCCGGACCGATGGTGGCGTCACCGTCTTCCAGATCCAAGTGGACAAGATCCATTCGCTCCCGTTCCTGGAAGTGATCGAGACCGTCGCGATCTACCTGCCGATCCTGTTCCACACGATTTACGGCATCTGGATCACCATCAGCGGCAAACCCAATGTCGCCAACTATCCGTTCGCCAAGAACTGGTTTTATGTCCTGCAGCGGGTCAGCGCGATGATCCTGGTCGCGTTCATCCTCTTTCATGTCCTGGCAATGAAGGGATTGCTCGGCGATGTGCTGAAATTCGAACCGGTCGCCAAAGCGACCGAATCCACCCTTCGGCACCTTCGGGCGGCGTGGTGGGTGACCTGGGTTGTGTATCCCGTCGGCATCCTGGCGGCGTGTTATCACCTGGCCAACGGCTTCTGGACCGCCGGCATCACCTGGGGCCTGACCGTCAGCAAATCGGCGATCAAGCGCTGGGGCTTGGCCTGCGCGGGCCTGTTTCTGCTGACCCTCGGCTGCGGGCTGACGGCGCTTTTCTCGGCACTGCTGTGAGTCATTGAAGACGCCTAACCACGGAGGACACGGCGACCACGGAGGACGAAGGCCCGAGAAGAGAGCGACCAACGTTGCGCGATGGCTCATACCTGGTGCCACTGGTCGCCGGTACTCCGGAGACCAGTGCCGACGCGCGACTCCCGCACGGGTCTGCGGAGTACAGCCGAACCGTGGCACCGGACACGATTCAACCCGCAGGTGCAGCGCCGTCGCGTGAGGGTCGAGGATGACAGTTTTTTTGACGGATGACCGACATGGACCGCAACCTCATCGACCTCTACGAAGACGGCGGCCGGAAGCTGGTCAAAGCGATCGACGGGTTGACAGAAGCGGACCGTGTATCGTTTCCGGTGCCAGGCACTTGGTCGATCAATCAGCTCGTCGCGCATCTGACCGACTGCGATCTGGTCTTTTCAGATCGAATGAAACGGGTGATTGCCGAAGAAAAGCCGACGTTGACAGGCTTTGATGAAAGCAAATGGGTCGAAGGTCTGCACTATCAGTCGCAGTCGGCCCCCGACTTGGTGGCGTTGTTCGATCTGAACCGCCGGGTGATGACCAACGTGCTTCGGCTGTTGCCGCCGGAAGCGTTCGCCCGAACCGGAACGCACACCGACAAAGGCGTGCAAACGGTGGAAGACATATTGAGGTACGCGGTCAATCACCTGGACCACCACCTCAAGTTCCTCTACGCCAAGCGAGAGGCGCTGGGGAAGTTGATGTGGTGATCTCGTCAGTGACACGGGCTTCCAGCCCGTGAGCGGGACGAAGGAGTAAAAGGAGCGTTCGGAGCGCAACTTGAGAGCATTCCGTCGCTCGCACGGGCTGGAAGCCCGTGTCACTGACGGGTCGTCTCAGAAGTGACCCGCGAGAAGTACTATGATTGCTGACTGGATCAATCAATACGACGCTGGCCCGCGGCAACTGCGTGATGCGGTCGCCGGACTCAGCCGAGAGCAGCTTCTCTGGAAGCCGCCCGCCGACTTGAGCGTCGGCCTCTGGTCGATCCACCAGATCGTCATCCATATGGCCGACTCGGATGCGATCGGCGTCCACCGCCTCAAGCGGGTGATCGCCGAAGACAAGCCGCTGCTGATCGGCTACGACGAGTCGGCGTTCGTGCGATCGTTGAATTACGATGACCAGTCGGCCGACGAAGCGCTGACGCTCTTTGAGCTGGCAAGAAGAAGTGTCGTCGTAACGCTGCGAAAGCTGCCGCCGGACGCGTTCGCCCGGATCGGCATCCATAATGAAGTCGGCGCGATCCGGCTGGACGATTTCGTCCATAAGTATGTGAAGCACCTGAACCATCACCTGGATTTCATTCGTCGGAAACGTGCGGTGATGAAGGTGTGACTGAACCTCGTGGCATGGGCATGTACTCATGCCCGTGCGGAACGCGAATCGGGCCGGACGCCGAAACACGGGCATGAGTGCATGCCCATGCCATAAGACGTGCGATCGAATCGAGATCTTCTGAAGTACTGGTGAACAAATGGCTATCAATCCCAAGAAGCGTGTGATCGTCGTCGGCGGCGGACTGGCCGGACTGGCCTGCACCATCAAGCTGGCCGAAGAAGGCATGAACGTGGACCTGTTCTCGATGGTCCCGGTCAAGCGGTCGCACAGCGTCTGCGCCCAAGGCGGCATCAACGCCTGCAACGACATCGCCCGCCAGCAGGGCTACAGCGAATGGGTTCACTTCGATGAGACGGCGCTCGGCGGTGACTTCCTCGCCGACCAGCCCCCGCTGCTCGAGATGGCCTACATGGCCCCCAAGATTATCGACCTGCTCGACCGCATGGGCGTGCCGTTCAACCGCACGCCTGAAGGCCAGCGCGAACTGCGTCTGTTCGGCGGCAGCCTGTTCAAACGCACCTTCTTCGCCGGCGCGACGACCGGCCAGCAGTTGCTGTACGCACTGGACGAACAGACCCGCCGCGCCGAAGCCGAAGGCAAGGTCAACAAGTACGAGTTCTGGGAGTTCCTCTGGCCGATCGTCACCGACGGCCCCGACGGCCCGCAGTGCGTGGGCATCGTGGCGCAGGACATGCGCACCATGCAGATCCGCGCCTTCCGCGGAGACGCGGTCGTCATCGCGACCGGCGGTAACGGACTGGTCTTCGGCAAGAGCACGATGTCGGTCATCTGCACCGGCGGCGCGCTCGCCCGCTGCTATCAGGCCGGGGCGCTCTACGGCAATCCCGAGATGATGCAGGTGCACCCCACCGCCATCCCCGGCGAAGACAAGTGCCGTCTGATCAGCGAATCGGCCCGCGGCGAAGGCGGCCGCGTCTGGGTTCCGAAGAAGCAAGGCGACACCCGCCATCCCAACAGCATTCCCGAAGACGATCGCGACTACTTCCTGGAACGCATGTATCCCAAGTATGGGAACATCGTCCCGCGCGACATCGCTACCCGCGAGATCTTCAACATCTGCCTTGAAGGCTATGGCGTCGGCGGCGGGAACATGGTCTACCTCGACCTGCGCGACAAGGTGAAGCAGATCGGCCGCGAGGCCGTCCTCGGCAAGCTCGAAGGCATCCTGGAGATCTACGAGAAGTTCGTCGGCACCGATCCGCTCGACGAGCCGATGAAGATCTTCCCCGCAATCCACTACTCAATGGGCGGCCTTTGGACGACCTTCCAGAAGAAGGAACGCTCGCCCGGCGGGCTTGAGTACGGCCATCCGCTCAACGCATCGACCAACATCCCCGGCCTCTATGCGATGGGCGAAGTCAACTTTGCCTATCACGGCGCCAACCGTTTGGGGGCGAACTCGCTGCTGTCGTGCATCTTTGACGGCCTGTTCTGCGGACCGAGCGTGAAGAACTTCGCGCTCGACACGAAGTTGTCAGCCGCCGACGTGAGCCAGAGCGTGTACGACGGCGCGGTAAAGCAGGAGACCGATCGCATGAACGTGCTGATCAACTCCACGGGCTCGGAGAACCCGTACAAGCTCTGGCAGGAAATGGGCAAGGCGATGACCGAAAACTGCACGGTCGTTCGCTACAACGACAAACTTGAGTCGACGCTCGAGCAGTGCCAGGATTGGAAAGCGCGCTACAAGAAGGTGCGCCTGAGCGACACGGGCATGTGGTCGAACCAGAACCTGTCGTTCGCCCGCGCGGTGCGCGACATGATCCTGCAGGCCGAAGCGATCCTGAAGGGTGCCCTGCTGCGGAATGAGAGCCGCGGCGCTCACTACAAGCCCGACTTCAAGGAGCGCGACGACGCCAACTTCCTGAAGGCAACGGTCGCGGCGTACAACCCGGCGACCGAGTCGGCGGAGATCAGCTACAAGCCGGTCGATACAAGCCTCGTTCCGCCGCGTGCCCGCACGTACGGCAAGACGGCCCCCGTCGCCGCCAAAGCCGAGAAGCCCGTTGCAGTGCCGGCGGGTGTTTGAGCGACTGAGATCTGAGATCTGAGATTTGAGATCGAACGTCGAACGTCGAACGTCGAACGTCGAACGTCGAACGTCGAACGTCGAACGTCGAACGTCGAACGTCGAATTCTATCGCCTTGCGCTTGTTTGATTCGGCGTTCGGCGTTGAAAGTTCAGCGTTCAACGTTCGTCTTTTGAATACGATCCACACAACGTCCCAGTCGGCCCCGGAGATTTCCCCCGTTGTAAACCCCACGCATCGGTCTATTCTTGCCGACAGCGATGCTTCCATTGCTCGAACAAACAGGACTTCGCCTCCGCCTTGCTCTCTCACGCCTGTTGCAACGCCTTGGCTTCAGCGAAAACGCCCTGCTGCTACCCCTGGCGGTCATCATTGGCATTCTCAGCGCCGTCGCAGCGATGACGTTTCATGAAGCGATCGGGATGGTGCGGAACCGCCTGTTCGTTTCCACCTTCTCTCCCGAACAGCTGTACGGCCCCTGGCTGTTCATGCTGGTGTTGATCCCCGCGGCCGGCGGCCTGGCGGTCGGGCTGATAAGCCGATACCTGGTGCGGCGGACCGAAGGACATGGCGTCGTTGACGTCATCGAAACCGTCCTTCGCAGCCGTGGCCGGATTAGTGCCATCATGTCGCTGGAGAAGATCTTCAGCAGCGCCCTGACCATCGGCAGTGGCGGCTCGGCGGGAGCGGAGGGACCGATCGTGCAGATCGGCGCGGGCATCAGTTCCGGCGTCGGGCAGCTTCTGCAAATCGGCCGGGCACACTTTCCAACGCTGATCGGCTGCGGCACGGCGGCGGGCATCAGTGCGATCTTCGGATCGCCCATCGGCGGCGTATTGTTCACGCTCGAAGTCATCCTGCTCGATTTCTCAATCCGCGCCTTTACCCCGATCGTGCTCGCCAGCGTCATCTCCTACGTGACAACTCAGAAGATTCACCACTGGCTGCACGATGTGACGCTCGAACCGATCTTTCGCGTACCGCCTCACCTGCTGCCCGATACGCTCACGTGGTCGGGCGTCGTTCCGGTCGTAATGCTCGGTGTATCGTGCGGACTGATCGGAGCGATCTTCACCCTTTCCATGCACCGGTCGGAAGAGTTGTTCCGAAAAGTGCCCATCCACCCCGCACTTCGGCCTGCCGCGGGCGGCGCGGCGCTGGGGCTTCTTGGGGTGTTCTACGTGGTGGTCTTCGGCTGGATGATGCTCGGCAAACCCAAGCCTTTCAATTCCAATGCGTACCCCCTGCCGGCGTTCTTCAGTGACGGTTACGGCGTCATCCAGCAGATGCTCAGCGACGACTTTC is part of the Humisphaera borealis genome and encodes:
- a CDS encoding DinB family protein, producing the protein MDRNLIDLYEDGGRKLVKAIDGLTEADRVSFPVPGTWSINQLVAHLTDCDLVFSDRMKRVIAEEKPTLTGFDESKWVEGLHYQSQSAPDLVALFDLNRRVMTNVLRLLPPEAFARTGTHTDKGVQTVEDILRYAVNHLDHHLKFLYAKREALGKLMW
- a CDS encoding DinB family protein; translated protein: MIADWINQYDAGPRQLRDAVAGLSREQLLWKPPADLSVGLWSIHQIVIHMADSDAIGVHRLKRVIAEDKPLLIGYDESAFVRSLNYDDQSADEALTLFELARRSVVVTLRKLPPDAFARIGIHNEVGAIRLDDFVHKYVKHLNHHLDFIRRKRAVMKV
- the sdhA gene encoding succinate dehydrogenase flavoprotein subunit; amino-acid sequence: MAINPKKRVIVVGGGLAGLACTIKLAEEGMNVDLFSMVPVKRSHSVCAQGGINACNDIARQQGYSEWVHFDETALGGDFLADQPPLLEMAYMAPKIIDLLDRMGVPFNRTPEGQRELRLFGGSLFKRTFFAGATTGQQLLYALDEQTRRAEAEGKVNKYEFWEFLWPIVTDGPDGPQCVGIVAQDMRTMQIRAFRGDAVVIATGGNGLVFGKSTMSVICTGGALARCYQAGALYGNPEMMQVHPTAIPGEDKCRLISESARGEGGRVWVPKKQGDTRHPNSIPEDDRDYFLERMYPKYGNIVPRDIATREIFNICLEGYGVGGGNMVYLDLRDKVKQIGREAVLGKLEGILEIYEKFVGTDPLDEPMKIFPAIHYSMGGLWTTFQKKERSPGGLEYGHPLNASTNIPGLYAMGEVNFAYHGANRLGANSLLSCIFDGLFCGPSVKNFALDTKLSAADVSQSVYDGAVKQETDRMNVLINSTGSENPYKLWQEMGKAMTENCTVVRYNDKLESTLEQCQDWKARYKKVRLSDTGMWSNQNLSFARAVRDMILQAEAILKGALLRNESRGAHYKPDFKERDDANFLKATVAAYNPATESAEISYKPVDTSLVPPRARTYGKTAPVAAKAEKPVAVPAGV
- a CDS encoding chloride channel protein, coding for MQRLGFSENALLLPLAVIIGILSAVAAMTFHEAIGMVRNRLFVSTFSPEQLYGPWLFMLVLIPAAGGLAVGLISRYLVRRTEGHGVVDVIETVLRSRGRISAIMSLEKIFSSALTIGSGGSAGAEGPIVQIGAGISSGVGQLLQIGRAHFPTLIGCGTAAGISAIFGSPIGGVLFTLEVILLDFSIRAFTPIVLASVISYVTTQKIHHWLHDVTLEPIFRVPPHLLPDTLTWSGVVPVVMLGVSCGLIGAIFTLSMHRSEELFRKVPIHPALRPAAGGAALGLLGVFYVVVFGWMMLGKPKPFNSNAYPLPAFFSDGYGVIQQMLSDDFHTSASFHQLVLLLSFVVLAKIVGTCLTLSTGGSGGVIAPSLVLGATTGALLGVLLRHAGWISDDLKPGFFALIGMGAVLASVVHAPLASILILMEVAGGQSGQRDVILPAMLACVTATGTARLISRDSIYTLGLRRRGVVLGSGGDVTLLRRLTVDVVPMDPVRAVAINAPLKDLLDAVADNEQDFVALDAHGMYAGIALAQDVRTAIMQNQATPHLLVEDLARSDIPAVNTTDDLSVAFEAFSRHDVNRLPVCLVNQPGRVIGLISRTEVMRVYHKALTEN